The Spirosoma agri genome contains a region encoding:
- a CDS encoding DUF4942 domain-containing protein: MNPDYYPTPDFLISRMISPYYNRLSKAQILDPQAGGGAILDYISRGRSGQKNNLYAIEKDPELTYTLQGKDYKVIHNDFLTYSGDYLFDLILMNPPFSNGDEHLLKAWDILIEGDITCLLNRETLRNPCTAKRQQLARIVEDHGTVEEVGQAFSQAARRTLVDVVMVRLHKEDSSPRFDFSFDGATDEQHADFSEETVTSELAMSDLTGAMLRQYEKVKTAYVNYVKARKEIEFYSGGLLNPHVGIIKLVEETLDPNPKIAYNQFLTRFKADAWSNILGKLNMSKYLTNGVMTDFEKYKKAQGAMDLTRENLIQVIFQILSNREGIMQRAIVDVFDKFTQYHKENRCHVEGWKTNEAWKVNKKVILPGYLGDIRWSTYYSTNYHRYREFADIEKVMCYLTGLDYDKIGSLERLIGKVKIGDTDEHDSQFFLFRCFKKGTLHLRFKDERLWSTFNIKACQGKNWLPS; the protein is encoded by the coding sequence ATGAATCCCGACTACTACCCAACGCCGGACTTTTTGATTAGCCGAATGATTAGCCCCTATTATAACCGGTTATCGAAAGCCCAGATTTTGGACCCCCAAGCGGGTGGAGGGGCCATTCTTGACTATATCAGCCGTGGCCGAAGCGGACAGAAAAACAATTTGTATGCTATTGAGAAAGACCCCGAACTGACATACACCTTGCAGGGAAAGGATTACAAGGTCATTCATAATGATTTCCTGACCTATTCAGGTGATTACCTGTTTGACCTGATCCTGATGAATCCACCCTTCAGTAATGGGGATGAACATTTATTAAAGGCATGGGACATTCTAATTGAGGGAGATATAACCTGTTTGCTCAACCGGGAAACGCTTCGTAATCCCTGTACGGCCAAGCGTCAGCAGTTAGCCCGAATCGTCGAGGATCATGGCACGGTCGAGGAAGTAGGACAAGCATTCAGTCAGGCCGCCAGGCGTACCCTGGTTGACGTGGTTATGGTTCGGCTGCATAAAGAGGATAGCAGCCCCCGGTTTGATTTTTCATTCGATGGAGCCACCGACGAGCAACACGCGGATTTCAGCGAGGAAACCGTAACCAGTGAGCTGGCCATGTCCGATCTAACCGGGGCCATGCTACGCCAGTACGAAAAAGTGAAAACGGCCTATGTGAATTATGTCAAAGCACGGAAGGAAATAGAGTTCTATTCTGGTGGCCTGCTGAATCCTCACGTTGGCATAATTAAGCTGGTCGAGGAAACATTAGATCCAAATCCAAAGATCGCTTACAATCAATTTCTGACACGATTTAAAGCCGATGCCTGGTCTAATATTTTGGGTAAACTCAATATGAGTAAATACCTGACCAATGGGGTAATGACCGACTTTGAAAAATATAAAAAGGCGCAGGGGGCAATGGATCTGACGCGCGAAAACCTGATACAAGTCATCTTTCAAATTCTGTCTAATCGGGAAGGCATCATGCAACGGGCGATTGTGGATGTATTCGACAAATTCACCCAGTACCATAAGGAGAACCGCTGCCATGTTGAAGGCTGGAAAACGAACGAGGCCTGGAAGGTCAACAAGAAAGTGATTCTTCCGGGCTATCTAGGGGATATACGTTGGTCTACTTACTACAGCACGAATTACCACCGGTACCGGGAGTTTGCCGACATCGAGAAAGTAATGTGTTATCTGACAGGTTTGGATTATGATAAAATAGGATCGCTCGAACGGCTTATTGGCAAAGTGAAAATCGGAGATACCGACGAACATGACAGCCAGTTCTTTCTGTTTCGATGCTTCAAAAAAGGCACGCTACACCTGCGTTTCAAGGATGAACGCCTTTGGTCTACATTCAATATAAAAGCCTGCCAGGGTAAGAACTGGCTACCCAGTTAA
- a CDS encoding sensor histidine kinase yields the protein MRNEEIGLQDLLESSRQKLTKPFARTQRTLLVMLNASYILLTPIFLVMEKLANGHFVPAPILGYVYAGVGLANLASFFYNGLLLLGKQSIVVFNRRLSLSNDKQLDIVLRWASLISIMIMSICHMLGVGNPSSDAILTDFALAHSLIVLSAMLLGRQASIVWFVLVVGILVYVSFFQNSYSYRFNYLTPTESARYESALAQHKPWALARQQELKAHSLNPPTISRYFNTWLVFILIAFFTAYFFMSITLDVFNVIPTVTEDIKEAINTSKRQELALERERSQAEEQKLQQREQTLQAELRALKSQINPHFLYNTLYHFYIKSSEALPELGEAILKLSAIMRYSMQDDLNLVNLDGEITYMNHFIALHQERYKAKLFINFTVKGMTSEKMIPSFIFINLVENAFKHGKMNEAEHPLIIRIETTETSISFYSSNWKNQKNRPESNKIGLANLTRRLDLTYEGRYSYTVDQDENQYTCHLIIQT from the coding sequence ATGAGAAATGAAGAAATTGGCCTCCAGGATTTATTGGAAAGCTCCCGGCAAAAGCTGACTAAACCCTTTGCCCGAACCCAGCGAACGCTGCTGGTGATGCTCAATGCCAGCTACATATTACTAACCCCGATTTTTCTGGTTATGGAAAAATTGGCGAATGGGCATTTTGTTCCCGCTCCTATTTTAGGCTACGTCTATGCAGGGGTTGGCCTGGCGAACCTGGCCTCTTTCTTTTATAACGGCCTACTACTGCTGGGAAAACAATCGATTGTTGTTTTTAATCGAAGACTATCGCTCTCCAATGACAAACAGTTGGATATCGTCCTTCGCTGGGCTAGTCTGATCTCCATCATGATCATGAGCATCTGTCATATGCTGGGGGTAGGCAATCCCAGTAGTGATGCCATCTTAACCGACTTTGCCCTGGCTCATTCGCTCATCGTCCTATCGGCCATGCTGTTGGGGCGTCAGGCCTCCATCGTTTGGTTTGTGCTTGTTGTGGGAATTCTGGTTTACGTTTCTTTTTTTCAGAATAGCTATTCCTACCGATTTAACTATTTGACACCAACTGAATCGGCCCGGTATGAGTCAGCCCTTGCCCAACATAAACCCTGGGCTTTGGCTCGTCAACAGGAATTAAAGGCGCATTCCCTGAACCCTCCGACCATTTCCCGCTATTTCAATACCTGGTTGGTCTTTATTCTGATTGCCTTTTTTACGGCCTACTTCTTTATGAGTATCACCCTGGATGTGTTCAATGTCATTCCGACTGTGACGGAAGATATTAAGGAAGCGATCAATACCTCCAAGCGGCAGGAACTGGCCTTGGAACGGGAACGCAGCCAGGCCGAAGAACAGAAACTTCAACAACGGGAACAAACACTTCAGGCAGAATTAAGAGCCTTGAAATCCCAGATAAACCCCCATTTCCTTTACAATACCCTGTATCATTTTTACATCAAAAGTTCGGAAGCGTTGCCCGAATTAGGAGAGGCCATTTTAAAGCTTTCGGCCATCATGCGCTATAGTATGCAGGATGATTTGAACCTGGTCAATCTGGATGGCGAAATAACCTACATGAACCATTTTATTGCCCTTCACCAGGAACGCTATAAAGCGAAGCTGTTCATCAACTTTACCGTCAAGGGAATGACGTCCGAAAAAATGATTCCCTCGTTCATCTTCATTAACCTGGTGGAGAATGCGTTCAAACATGGAAAAATGAATGAGGCTGAACATCCCCTGATCATTCGAATCGAGACGACCGAAACCAGCATCAGTTTTTACTCCAGCAATTGGAAGAACCAAAAGAACCGGCCTGAGTCCAATAAGATTGGCCTGGCTAACCTTACCAGACGGCTGGATTTGACGTATGAGGGTCGCTATTCCTATACAGTTGACCAGGATGAAAATCAATACACTTGCCACTTAATTATTCAAACATAA
- a CDS encoding DUF3846 domain-containing protein → MRLIKIDPQTQTVEAVESTGLLGDLYRLLDCRLIDVCARQDNGDSLTVDDEALDLEPQPAAFSFNGSNPIHGVALLTGTDDEGGTVEPVTTIDEAIKQLNWLGSIHTEPFLYV, encoded by the coding sequence ATGAGACTTATTAAAATCGACCCCCAAACGCAGACTGTTGAGGCTGTGGAAAGCACCGGATTACTTGGTGACCTGTACCGACTCCTGGATTGCCGTCTGATTGATGTCTGCGCGCGTCAGGACAATGGTGATTCCTTAACGGTTGATGATGAGGCACTGGATTTGGAGCCACAGCCAGCCGCATTTTCCTTTAACGGGTCTAATCCAATTCATGGCGTTGCCCTACTAACCGGTACTGATGACGAGGGCGGCACAGTAGAGCCCGTAACAACGATTGACGAAGCGATTAAGCAGCTTAATTGGCTGGGTTCTATCCATACCGAGCCTTTTCTGTATGTATAG
- a CDS encoding SH3 beta-barrel fold-containing protein, whose amino-acid sequence MIALSSPVTLTIRQQATTLAWQLVRAARLPFKIAQSQAWATVRLLSQMQTGPTEFSYIKDDRTRRVAIGERPAPAIDKPLVIRYFDLEAGDIRSFRIDRLVTA is encoded by the coding sequence ATGATCGCGCTTTCTTCTCCTGTAACCTTAACGATTCGCCAGCAAGCCACCACCTTAGCGTGGCAGCTAGTACGGGCCGCTCGACTACCCTTCAAAATCGCACAGTCCCAAGCGTGGGCTACAGTCCGGCTCCTAAGTCAGATGCAAACCGGCCCAACCGAATTTAGCTACATCAAAGACGACCGCACCCGACGCGTAGCCATCGGGGAGCGGCCAGCCCCGGCCATTGATAAGCCTTTAGTCATTCGCTATTTCGACCTTGAAGCGGGGGACATCCGGTCGTTTCGGATTGATCGTCTGGTGACTGCTTAA
- a CDS encoding M23 family metallopeptidase: protein MYLDSVPAVLPIEVPIEQFRISSPFGIRQHPIHKQLRFHAGVDVKAAAGMVVKATAPGIVRQVGYDSGLGVFIRVQHAFGFETSYGHLSGYCVLPGQIVARSEQIGKVGRTGLATGPHLHYVIKKNGSVIDPFQFCFLLRRRLWLYNVSKEAASGNSVSDPGRSLSSKGSYPNSRN from the coding sequence ATGTATTTGGATTCGGTGCCGGCCGTCCTGCCGATTGAGGTACCGATCGAGCAGTTTCGAATTTCTTCTCCCTTTGGCATTCGTCAGCATCCGATTCACAAACAACTCCGTTTTCATGCCGGCGTCGATGTGAAGGCAGCCGCTGGAATGGTAGTCAAGGCTACGGCTCCCGGAATAGTAAGACAGGTAGGATATGATTCCGGATTAGGCGTATTTATTCGCGTACAGCATGCCTTTGGCTTTGAAACGTCCTATGGTCACCTTTCGGGCTATTGCGTTCTCCCTGGCCAGATTGTGGCACGTAGTGAGCAGATTGGTAAGGTTGGGCGAACGGGCCTGGCAACCGGCCCTCATCTTCACTACGTCATAAAAAAAAACGGGTCCGTTATAGACCCGTTTCAATTCTGCTTTTTACTGCGCCGTCGGCTCTGGCTTTACAATGTGAGTAAAGAGGCTGCTTCGGGCAATTCCGTTTCAGATCCGGGAAGATCTTTATCGTCGAAGGGTTCGTATCCCAACTCACGTAATTGA
- a CDS encoding PD-(D/E)XK nuclease-like domain-containing protein, producing the protein MNYRTMPRYANSDLGEFRNRLFSNKAVKPSGAAQVFGTLYHSLLLQAQAPSDVTPKMDNQLKAMREAALQNKFVRSVLETAQVEQVQLWVDKLTGLPCKAQTDIWVADYELIVDIKTTSCKSYGEFLKSCEDYNYDRQAAFYLDGTPNAKRFVIIGVTKQAPYEVFYFEASACRGCVEGGRKKYQGLLRGIQREGFIPSSWQLDSSLV; encoded by the coding sequence ATGAATTACCGTACAATGCCCCGGTATGCTAACTCGGATTTAGGTGAGTTTCGTAACCGACTTTTCAGTAATAAGGCCGTTAAACCATCCGGTGCGGCTCAGGTATTTGGGACGCTCTACCATTCCCTATTACTGCAAGCTCAGGCTCCTTCTGACGTAACGCCCAAAATGGATAATCAACTCAAGGCCATGCGGGAAGCAGCTCTGCAAAACAAGTTTGTACGCTCTGTACTGGAAACGGCTCAGGTCGAGCAGGTACAACTATGGGTAGACAAACTGACGGGACTTCCCTGCAAGGCCCAGACTGATATATGGGTAGCAGACTATGAGCTGATTGTTGATATCAAGACGACCAGTTGTAAATCCTATGGTGAGTTTCTGAAAAGCTGTGAGGATTACAACTATGACCGTCAGGCAGCTTTCTATCTGGATGGAACACCGAATGCAAAGCGATTTGTCATCATTGGAGTAACCAAACAGGCTCCTTATGAGGTGTTTTACTTTGAAGCATCGGCCTGCCGGGGATGCGTTGAAGGGGGCCGTAAAAAGTATCAAGGCTTACTGCGCGGCATTCAGCGTGAAGGCTTTATCCCTTCCTCTTGGCAACTTGATTCCTCACTAGTCTAA
- a CDS encoding GNAT family N-acetyltransferase: MPNSQPEVEIYRNGELIITAGRTIDPAAIDLLKRTIYGTKGIRYQHTNQETKIHDLAKPLFFHLRQAGQLIGTYCLDERTLDMGSVETTGFYGRYLAVDEAHSGNGYGRLLKQQAVAYVEQHTSSPFLFYSFIEGKNARSIAISQKEGFQSVATLKTYFFRRYSPTQDNRFSLATAADLQQIQALLRGFYQSYRFKTFGQIGYQHQYFVLKEKGQIVAGVQANPVTWRFYQMPGVMGWILMNLVPLVSASRRFFNPARNEFAVLEGFFFQQGRPDLLPVLLESVLAHYGLHSAMCEIDQLDPLVELLLHPSMGSLSGFEKDVQTHVLVKPIGLPEQVFDTKSPVYVSCFDYA; this comes from the coding sequence ATGCCTAATTCGCAACCTGAAGTAGAGATCTATCGAAATGGGGAATTGATTATAACGGCTGGCAGAACAATAGATCCGGCGGCTATCGACCTGCTGAAGCGTACCATCTATGGGACAAAGGGAATTCGGTACCAACACACCAATCAGGAAACCAAAATCCACGATTTAGCCAAACCCCTGTTTTTTCACTTACGGCAGGCTGGCCAGTTGATTGGAACATACTGCCTGGATGAACGAACCCTGGATATGGGATCGGTTGAGACGACTGGTTTTTACGGCCGGTACCTGGCCGTTGATGAAGCTCATTCCGGAAATGGGTATGGTCGGCTGCTGAAACAACAGGCCGTTGCTTATGTCGAGCAGCATACCTCCTCCCCTTTCCTATTTTATTCGTTTATCGAGGGTAAGAATGCCCGTTCTATTGCCATCTCCCAGAAAGAAGGGTTCCAATCCGTGGCCACGCTGAAAACTTATTTTTTCCGGCGTTACTCCCCTACCCAGGACAACCGATTTAGCCTCGCAACGGCCGCTGATTTACAACAGATCCAAGCCCTGCTAAGGGGGTTTTATCAATCCTACCGGTTCAAAACGTTTGGCCAGATCGGCTACCAGCATCAATATTTTGTGCTAAAGGAGAAAGGCCAGATCGTGGCCGGCGTTCAGGCCAATCCCGTTACCTGGCGCTTCTACCAGATGCCTGGTGTAATGGGTTGGATATTAATGAACCTGGTGCCCCTCGTTTCAGCTTCCCGACGCTTTTTCAATCCGGCGCGCAATGAGTTTGCCGTACTGGAGGGATTCTTTTTTCAGCAAGGTCGGCCCGATCTTCTACCCGTTTTATTAGAAAGTGTCCTGGCTCATTATGGCCTTCATTCAGCCATGTGTGAGATCGATCAGCTTGATCCACTGGTGGAGCTGCTACTGCACCCATCCATGGGCTCCTTAAGTGGCTTTGAAAAAGATGTCCAAACGCACGTCCTGGTTAAACCGATCGGCCTTCCTGAGCAGGTGTTTGACACAAAATCCCCCGTTTATGTTTCCTGCTTTGATTATGCCTAA
- a CDS encoding LytR/AlgR family response regulator transcription factor, giving the protein MAITCIVVDDEEMAIEHLLGYIAKVPFLRLEGSFTDPTEALTFLENNSVALVFLDVEMPNFAIDGIDFMKIMGSKQHYILTTSYPQYALPSYDYDVVDFLCKPYPFDRFLKAVNKVRAMTETASDEPDSDDHGFVRIEGKHQRIDFTEILWIESERNYVSIYTLNDRINLHIPISEIEEVLPPKLFVRVHKSYIVAKKRIDLIEKEQLGIKKDSQTRLIPIGEAYRKTLMQAIFPIKKK; this is encoded by the coding sequence ATGGCTATTACCTGTATTGTCGTCGATGACGAAGAAATGGCAATCGAACACCTGCTCGGCTATATCGCGAAGGTGCCTTTTCTAAGACTTGAGGGTTCATTTACCGATCCAACTGAGGCACTTACGTTTCTGGAAAACAATTCGGTTGCCTTAGTCTTTCTAGATGTTGAAATGCCCAATTTTGCCATCGATGGTATAGATTTCATGAAGATTATGGGTAGTAAGCAGCATTATATTCTCACAACCTCGTACCCGCAATATGCCCTGCCCAGCTACGATTATGATGTCGTTGACTTCCTTTGTAAGCCCTACCCTTTCGACCGGTTTTTAAAGGCTGTCAATAAGGTTCGCGCCATGACCGAAACCGCATCCGATGAACCTGATTCGGATGATCATGGCTTTGTCCGGATTGAAGGTAAACATCAACGTATCGACTTTACGGAAATACTCTGGATCGAGAGCGAGCGAAACTATGTGTCCATTTACACGCTTAATGATCGCATTAATTTACACATTCCCATTAGCGAAATAGAAGAGGTTTTGCCCCCTAAACTGTTTGTTCGGGTTCATAAATCATACATCGTTGCCAAAAAGCGGATTGATTTGATTGAGAAAGAGCAGCTGGGCATTAAGAAAGATAGTCAAACCAGGCTCATTCCCATTGGCGAGGCTTATCGGAAAACCCTGATGCAGGCAATATTCCCCATTAAGAAAAAATAA
- a CDS encoding DUF3945 domain-containing protein, whose product MEQAATNYARTQADSLDNIAPTSLQGKAAWQYAQSDNFFSPEEQAAVLRRELEPYRAELENKLKQIGWGPDQLAKLPAIQDALFSGRQTVPLEINLSQDLKMFGSLRIVMTEAGPDLRITPFQQALTIPESIGGVRLSPAEQQQLYRDGALPRPFLVPENGTFVPTYLRVDEQTNTIELWRVKAEQLPTKLMGIDLTKDQQLQLVSGHPVRLSGLIDRQGEPFNATVSISPARQELQFSDINRLDLAVKPDNQHRQQVAQNNEGAKTDLTRSQEVAIGAPTMSNSQRQTVEKLLEGKQDQQPSGNKVKVH is encoded by the coding sequence ATGGAACAAGCAGCCACTAATTATGCCCGAACGCAGGCCGATAGCTTGGACAACATCGCCCCAACCTCGCTCCAGGGTAAAGCCGCCTGGCAGTATGCGCAGTCTGACAATTTTTTTAGCCCTGAAGAGCAGGCGGCCGTCCTTCGCCGGGAGCTGGAGCCTTACCGGGCAGAGCTTGAAAATAAGCTAAAGCAAATTGGCTGGGGACCTGATCAACTGGCTAAACTTCCCGCCATTCAGGATGCCCTGTTTTCGGGTCGACAGACTGTTCCCCTGGAAATTAATCTTAGTCAGGACTTAAAGATGTTTGGCTCTTTACGTATAGTTATGACCGAGGCTGGTCCTGACCTTCGTATAACGCCTTTTCAGCAAGCCCTGACGATTCCGGAAAGCATTGGGGGCGTTCGGTTAAGCCCCGCCGAACAACAGCAGCTTTACCGGGATGGAGCTCTGCCAAGGCCGTTTCTGGTTCCCGAAAACGGCACATTCGTCCCTACCTACTTACGCGTCGACGAACAAACCAATACGATTGAGTTATGGCGCGTCAAAGCCGAACAGCTACCCACGAAGTTGATGGGCATCGATCTGACCAAAGATCAGCAACTGCAACTGGTTAGCGGTCATCCAGTTCGCCTGAGTGGGCTGATCGACCGGCAGGGTGAGCCTTTTAATGCCACGGTCAGCATTTCTCCAGCCAGGCAGGAATTACAGTTTTCGGATATAAATCGGCTCGACCTGGCCGTTAAACCGGACAATCAACACCGGCAGCAGGTGGCTCAAAATAATGAAGGAGCCAAGACCGATCTAACCCGCAGTCAGGAAGTGGCCATCGGTGCACCGACCATGAGTAACAGCCAGCGGCAAACGGTTGAAAAATTACTGGAGGGAAAGCAGGATCAGCAGCCATCGGGCAACAAAGTAAAGGTTCACTAA
- a CDS encoding toprim domain-containing protein — MTKFDELREQFPNLIPVQELRANVSIIELALHYGYEPQVHKGKSRPVLENAQYKDTIIIKNPQDAAKQVYQRAGDFTDSGTIIDFIRNRLTTVFSMFNRPADHEFKNVTGVLYDYLRVDPSEVTRNRQTAVKLSDDKPKQAFAKEIFDIRPLEANNYLTTRLIAPQTINSPEFVNKVVSQVSYFDPQKGHSESFLTVKENPDRKYITFSNVAFPYYNGLSTEVTGLELRSEKVKLHAPGSDRYSSVFISNPPPNPTLFFILESGIDALSHKQLRSVRGDDAFNAVYFSTGGQLTAQQVNTITRYISSFDKAPDWKINLAFDNDSKGHLFDLQFVQQLTATKFPLTSTVAGINRVGYLLPEQETYRPMRDALLDRIEAYNKSVQAQFSPEADPLGKKELNGQLITVGHNQGQIVLNIPESVGPLSAVSKSLLELTRLDHRIEISKSFSKDYNLELTREIKLGEKFGFVIKDESGMELLNGNSAVKMARSFNQFKNQAESEGFTGSFTLFQRTDFGFLKPLAELTLEKGISIKSTQNPALDELVQAEKKQTSQSQQVKSDEVPEKSTTQKSGLKPR; from the coding sequence ATGACAAAGTTTGATGAACTCCGGGAACAGTTTCCCAATCTGATTCCGGTTCAGGAACTCCGGGCAAACGTTTCGATCATTGAGTTAGCCCTGCATTATGGCTATGAGCCCCAGGTACACAAAGGCAAGAGCCGACCCGTATTGGAAAATGCGCAGTATAAGGATACGATCATCATCAAAAATCCTCAGGATGCCGCCAAGCAGGTTTACCAGCGCGCAGGCGATTTCACCGATTCGGGTACCATTATTGATTTTATCCGTAACCGGTTAACCACCGTGTTTTCCATGTTCAACCGGCCAGCGGACCATGAATTCAAAAACGTGACTGGCGTACTCTACGATTACCTGCGGGTTGATCCATCAGAAGTGACCAGAAACCGACAGACAGCGGTTAAATTAAGTGATGACAAGCCCAAACAGGCCTTTGCCAAAGAGATCTTCGATATCAGGCCCCTGGAAGCGAATAATTACCTGACTACTCGTCTAATTGCCCCTCAAACGATCAATAGTCCTGAATTCGTTAATAAAGTCGTCTCTCAGGTCTCCTATTTCGATCCCCAAAAAGGACATTCCGAAAGCTTCCTGACGGTCAAAGAGAACCCAGACCGTAAATACATTACGTTTAGTAACGTGGCTTTCCCCTACTACAATGGATTGTCGACAGAAGTAACCGGGCTGGAATTGCGCAGTGAAAAAGTGAAGCTGCACGCGCCGGGTAGCGATCGGTATAGCAGTGTATTTATTTCAAATCCACCCCCTAATCCCACTCTTTTCTTTATTCTGGAGAGTGGTATCGATGCTCTTTCCCATAAGCAGCTTCGAAGCGTTCGGGGGGATGATGCCTTCAATGCTGTTTATTTCTCGACCGGTGGCCAGCTGACGGCTCAGCAGGTTAACACCATCACCCGCTACATTTCTTCGTTTGATAAAGCACCAGATTGGAAAATCAACCTGGCGTTTGATAATGATTCAAAAGGCCACCTGTTTGATCTGCAATTCGTTCAGCAGCTTACCGCTACCAAATTTCCATTAACGTCCACCGTGGCAGGTATCAATCGAGTGGGTTATCTATTGCCCGAGCAGGAAACTTACCGACCGATGCGGGATGCATTGCTGGATCGAATTGAAGCCTATAATAAAAGTGTGCAGGCGCAGTTTTCACCTGAAGCAGATCCGCTGGGGAAAAAGGAATTGAATGGCCAGCTTATAACGGTTGGACACAATCAGGGGCAGATCGTCCTGAATATTCCGGAATCGGTCGGTCCTTTATCGGCCGTCAGCAAAAGTCTTCTGGAATTAACCCGGCTTGATCATCGCATTGAAATCAGTAAATCGTTTAGCAAGGATTATAACCTGGAGCTTACCCGGGAAATCAAGCTTGGCGAGAAATTTGGCTTTGTCATCAAGGATGAATCGGGGATGGAACTGTTGAACGGGAATTCGGCCGTTAAAATGGCCCGCTCTTTTAACCAGTTTAAAAATCAGGCTGAATCCGAAGGCTTTACCGGCTCATTTACTCTTTTTCAACGGACTGATTTCGGGTTTCTTAAACCACTGGCTGAATTGACTCTGGAGAAAGGCATTAGTATTAAGTCAACGCAAAATCCAGCCCTGGATGAATTGGTTCAGGCCGAAAAGAAACAGACGAGCCAGAGCCAGCAAGTCAAAAGTGATGAAGTTCCGGAGAAGTCTACAACGCAAAAATCAGGGTTAAAACCCCGATAG